A portion of the Patescibacteria group bacterium genome contains these proteins:
- the rpmE gene encoding 50S ribosomal protein L31, protein MKKDIHPKYYPNAKVTCACGNAFEIGSTEPEISVEICSACHPLYSGKHKFIDTARRVDKFQARIKKAEEYKKALAKKKSKTKAK, encoded by the coding sequence ATGAAAAAAGACATTCATCCAAAATACTATCCCAATGCTAAGGTGACTTGCGCCTGCGGCAATGCTTTTGAAATTGGCTCAACCGAACCTGAAATTTCGGTAGAAATTTGTTCTGCTTGTCATCCTTTATATTCCGGAAAGCATAAATTCATCGATACTGCCCGCCGTGTTGATAAATTCCAAGCTCGAATTAAAAAGGCTGAAGAATACAAAAAAGCCCTCGCTAAAAAGAAATCCAAAACGAAAGCCAAATAA
- the tsf gene encoding translation elongation factor Ts has translation MKISLDQIKQLRDKTRCSIADCKEALEQAGGDMDRALKLMVEKGAKILDKKSHRQTKNGLVASYIHSDKKIGVLLELVCETDFAAKTDDFQNLGRELTMQIAATDPADVKTLLTQPFIKDESAEVSDLVKEAATKIRENIKINRFCRYQI, from the coding sequence ATGAAAATTTCATTAGATCAAATAAAACAATTAAGAGATAAAACCAGATGTTCAATCGCGGATTGCAAAGAAGCCTTAGAGCAAGCTGGCGGCGACATGGATCGCGCTTTAAAATTAATGGTGGAAAAAGGGGCTAAAATTTTAGACAAAAAGAGCCATCGTCAAACCAAAAATGGTTTAGTCGCCTCGTATATTCACTCTGACAAAAAAATTGGCGTCTTACTGGAATTAGTTTGTGAAACTGATTTCGCGGCGAAAACCGATGATTTTCAAAATCTTGGCCGCGAGTTAACGATGCAAATTGCAGCCACAGATCCGGCTGATGTAAAAACTTTATTAACACAACCATTTATTAAAGATGAATCTGCAGAAGTTTCCGATTTGGTCAAGGAAGCGGCGACAAAAATTCGTGAAAATATTAAAATAAATCGTTTTTGCCGATATCAAATATAA
- the rpsB gene encoding 30S ribosomal protein S2, translated as MSKELPSLEEMLKNGVHFGHIKEKWHPKMKPYVFAIKNGVWVIDLEKTQSNLKRAIDFMEQLLKEGKTILFVGTKRQIRESVKKIAEELKMPYVDFRWLGGTLTNFDTVRKALKKMRDSEMQLENPEFMGKMTKKEQKNFQVNLEKMQRSMGGMRDLNKLPEAMFIIDTVEEKVAVDEANRLKIPLIAIVDTNSDPSKINYPIPANDDSRLGVELILNTISENLAQVKNVVKAENVKTEIAKTEIKKLKVAKIEK; from the coding sequence ATGTCAAAAGAATTACCGAGTTTGGAAGAAATGCTTAAAAACGGCGTCCACTTTGGCCATATCAAAGAAAAATGGCATCCTAAAATGAAGCCGTATGTTTTTGCAATTAAAAATGGGGTTTGGGTGATAGATTTAGAAAAAACCCAATCAAACCTCAAAAGAGCCATAGATTTTATGGAACAATTGCTCAAAGAGGGTAAAACCATTTTATTTGTGGGTACTAAGAGGCAAATTCGAGAATCGGTCAAAAAAATTGCCGAAGAATTAAAAATGCCATATGTTGATTTTCGTTGGTTGGGTGGCACTTTGACTAATTTTGATACGGTTCGAAAAGCCTTAAAAAAGATGCGCGATTCGGAAATGCAGCTTGAAAATCCTGAATTTATGGGTAAAATGACCAAAAAAGAGCAAAAAAATTTCCAAGTTAATTTAGAAAAAATGCAAAGATCAATGGGAGGGATGAGAGATTTAAATAAATTACCCGAGGCAATGTTTATTATTGACACGGTTGAAGAAAAAGTCGCGGTTGATGAAGCTAATCGGTTAAAAATTCCTTTAATCGCCATTGTTGATACAAATTCTGATCCTTCGAAAATTAATTATCCAATTCCGGCTAATGATGATTCAAGGCTGGGAGTGGAATTGATTTTAAATACTATTTCTGAAAATTTAGCTCAAGTGAAAAATGTTGTCAAAGCTGAAAATGTCAAAACCGAAATCGCTAAAACTGAAATCAAAAAACTAAAAGTAGCAAAAATCGAAAAATAA